One Bombus vancouverensis nearcticus chromosome 7, iyBomVanc1_principal, whole genome shotgun sequence DNA window includes the following coding sequences:
- the DPCoAC gene encoding dephosphocoenzyme A carrier: MSVLSNSTKQVLQSPSPLSMEKQDVHTTKKQEKKVGSDGLSNTQRVWTSLVSGAIAGALAKTTIAPLDRTKINFQISNQPFSAKAAVRFLVNTLKTEGLLSLWRGNSATMVRIVPYSAVQFTAHEQWKRILGINGSEREKPGLNFLAGSLAGITSQGTTYPLDLMRARMAVTQKAEYKTLRQIFVRIYVEEGILAYYRGFTATLLGVIPYAGCSFFTYDLLRNLLNVHTVAIPGFSTSLICGAIAGMVAQTSSYPLDIVRRRMQTSAIHGPMNSQHYHTITSTVTKIYKEEGIMAFYKGLSMNWVKGPIAVGISFATHDSIRDALRKLIISENTSSKT; encoded by the exons ATGTCTGTTTTGTCAAACTCAACAAAGCAAGTGTTACAAAGTCCATCACCTCTTTCAATGGAAAAACAAGATGTACATACAACa aagaaacaagaaaaaaaggTTGGGAGCGATGGTTTATCAAATACACAAAGAGTATGGACAAGCTTGGTATCAGGTGCTATTGCAGGAGCATTAGCAAAAACTACAATAGCACCTCTAGATCGCACGAAAATAAACTTCCAAATCTCAAATCAACCATTTTCGGCAAAAGCGGCGGTCAGATTTTTAGTAAATACTCTTAAAACAGAAGGTTTATTAAGTTTGTGGCGTGGGAATAGTGCAACTATGGTTAGAATAGTTCCATATTCTGCTGTTCAATTCACAGCCCATGAGCAATGGAAAAGGATTCTGGGAATAAATGGGTCGGAAAG AGAAAAACCTGGACTAAACTTTCTTGCTGGTTCATTAGCGGGTATAACATCACAAGGCACAACTTACCCCCTGGATTTGATGAGAGCAAGAATGGCTGTGACACAAAAGGCTGAATATAAAACATTGCGACAAATTTTTGTACGCATTTACGTGGAAGAAGGAATATTGGCCTATTACCGTGGCTTTACTGCAACGTTACTTGGTGTCATTCCTTATGCTGGTTGCAGTTTCTTCACCTATGATCTACTCAGGAACTTATTAAATG TGCACACGGTGGCTATTCCTGGCTTCTCGACATCACTGATTTGCGGCGCCATTGCCGGAATGGTTGCTCAGACTAGCAGCTACCCTTTGGACATCGTACGGAGAAGAATGCAGACCTCAGCAATCCATGGCCCGATGAACAGCCAGCATTATCACACAATTACCTCAACTGTCACAAAAATTTACAA AGAAGAAGGTATAATGGCCTTCTATAAAGGATTGAGCATGAATTGGGTGAAAGGCCCAATTGCTGTAGGAATTAGTTTTGCAACACATGATTCAATCCGTGATGCGTTAAGAAAACTCATAATTTCTGAAAATACTTCATCAAAAACATAA
- the Bub3 gene encoding mitotic checkpoint protein Bub3, whose product MESRTEFKIKSPPTDAISAVEFGPNSTQFLLVSSWDSTVRLYDIHANTMRLKYNHDLPVLDVAFQDAVHAYSGGLGNTLKMYDINSNTESVMGTHDKPIRKIEYCAAVNAILTGGWDAAVKLWDPRTPTCVGSYLQPDVVLALSVCGDKFVVGTAKRKVCIWDLRNMAGMFQRRESSLKYQTRCIKGFPNEQGYVLSSIEGRVAVEYLDTTPEAQKKKYAFKCHRIKENNVEHIYPVNAISFHSTYNTFATGGSDGYVNIWDGFNKKRLCQFHRYNAGVAALSFSHDGSVLAIGVSYLNEAEIPPGGNDEREIYIRYVNDQETKPK is encoded by the exons atGGAATCTCGGACagagtttaaaataaaatctccGCCAACTGATGCAATTTCAGCAGTAGAATTTGGACCTAATTCAACACAATTCCTTCTTGTTTCCTCTTGGGACAGTACAGTGCGGCTGTATGACATTCATGCAAATACTATGAGATTAAAATATAATCATGATTTGCCAGTTTTAGATGTTGCATTTCAG GATGCTGTTCATGCTTATAGTGGTGGTTTAGGAAATACATTAAAGATGTATGATATCAATAGTAATACTG AATCAGTTATGGGAACACATGATAAACCAATTAGGAAAATTGAATATTGTGCTGCAGTAAATGCAATATTAACTGGTGGGTGGGATGCAGCAGTGAAACTTTGGGATCCCAGAACACCCACTTGTGTAGGTAGTTATTTACAACCTGATGTCGTTCTTGCCTTGTCTGTATGCGGAGATAAATTTGTAGTAGGTACAGCTAAACGCAAAGTTTGTATTTGGGATCTGAGAAATATGGCTGGTATGTTTCAAAGACGTGAAAGCAGTTTGAAGTACCAGACACGTTGTATTAAAGGTTTTCCTAATGAACAG GGATATGTTCTTAGTAGTATAGAGGGCCGTGTTGCTGTTGAATACCTTGATACAACACCAGAAGCACAGAAAAAGAAATATGCTTTTAAATGTCATAGGATAAAGGAAAACAATGTGGAGCACATATATCCAGTGAATGCTATTAGTTTTCATTCAACTTATAATACATTTGCAACTGGTGGTTCAGATGGTTATGTAAATATTTGGGATGGTTTTAACAAAAAACGTTTATGTCAGTTTCACAGATATAATGCTGGTGTTGCTGCACTTAGTTTTAGTCATGATGGTTCTGTGCTTGCCATAGGAGTATCATATTTGAATGAAGCTGAAATTCCACCAGGTGGAAATGATGAGAGAGAAATTTATATAAGATATGTGAATGACCAAGAAACTAAACCAAAATAA